One Vitis riparia cultivar Riparia Gloire de Montpellier isolate 1030 chromosome 4, EGFV_Vit.rip_1.0, whole genome shotgun sequence genomic window carries:
- the LOC117912019 gene encoding uncharacterized protein At2g39795, mitochondrial, translating into MIMARFIRAVQRTLRLPPLQHFSKTLIHGLQLPSLQSHNATSKFIFQTRSYQNSFEILKSPFESNVLRILRNEIEYLTEDGPPNQPPRIFNSFTVEDHPGQQWVTLRSKFREKEDIKIDVTMFDGCIFIPKLDDDFNENDITGQEPRPHISLLVDISKGEDCDMLEFVCSAWPDSLEIQKVFIYRHGRLLPRPWLGPGFKSLDDKLQNALCEFLEERGVNDELSVFLHEYMMNKDRTELIQWLRNVKSFVEK; encoded by the exons ATGATCATGGCTCGCTTCATCAGAGCCGTTCAAAGGACCCTCCGTCTTCCTCCTCTTCAACACTTCTCTAAAACCCTAATTCATGGTCTGCAACTGCCTTCCCTCCAATCGCATAACGCCACCTCCAAATTCATATTCCAAACTCGGTCTTACCAAAACTCTTTCGAAATTCTCAAATCGCCCTTCGAGTCCAACGTTCTCAGAATCCTTCGCAACGAGATCGAATACCTAACGGAAGATGGGCCTCCTAATCAG CCTCCCAGGATATTCAATTCCTTTACTGTTGAAGATCACCCTGGTCAGCAGTGGGTTACATTGAGAAGCAAATTTAGGGAGAAAGAAGACATTAAAATTGACGTTACAATGTTTGATGGGTGCATTTTTATTCCGAAACTTGATGATGATTTCAATGAAAATGATATCACTGGGCAAGAACCACGTCCCCACATTAGTCTACTTGTTGACATTTCAAAAGGGGAGGATTGTGATATGTTGGAATTTGTGTGCTCAGCATGGCCAGACTCTTTGGAGATTCAGAAAGTGTTCATTTATCGACATGGACGGTTGCTTCCTAGGCCTTGGTTGGGACCTGGTTTTAA GAGTCTGGACGATAAGCTTCAGAATGCACTTTGTGAGTTCTTGGAGGAAAGGGGGGTAAATGATGAACTTTCTGTTTTCTTGCATGAATATATGATGAACAAGGATAGAACTGAGCTTATCCAGTGGTTGAGAAATGTCAAGTCTTTTGTGGAGAAATAG
- the LOC117913474 gene encoding deSI-like protein At4g17486: MLCRMMSRKRKTGSVPVYLNVYDLTPMNGYAYWLGLGIYHSGVQVHGVEYAFGAHEHPTTGIFEVEPKQCPGFTFRKSILIGRTDLGPKDVRSFMEKLAEEYSGNTYNLITRNCNHFCNDVCNRLTGKPIPRWVNRLARLGFLCNCVLPVSLNETKVRQVRSEDRVSQGEKKKLRSHSSRFVSSSNTPPSLSPHSSGSANRSCRQKRCLPPSSSLIHKSSPSTLKL, encoded by the exons ATGTTGTGTAGAATGATGAGCCGGAAGAGGAAGACCGGTTCTGTTCCGGTTTATCTGAACGTCTACGATCTCACTCCGATGAATGGCTATGCGTATTGGCTAGGTCTTGGAATTTACCATTCTGGTGTTCAAG TTCATGGAGTTGAATATGCCTTTGGGGCTCACGAGCACCCAACGACAGGGATTTTTGAAGTGGAGCCAAAGCAGTGCCCTGGTTTCACATTCAGAAAATCGATACTGATAGGGAGAACGGATCTAGGCCCTAAAGATGTCCGTTCATTCATGGAGAAACTTGCAGAGGAATACTCGGGCAACACGTACAACCTTATCACCAGGAATTGCAACCACTTCTGCAATGATGTTTGCAATCGATTAACAGGGAAACCGATTCCTCGATGGGTTAACCGGCTCGCTAGGCTCG GTTTTCTCTGCAACTGTGTTCTTCCAGTGAGTTTGAATGAGACAAAGGTTCGGCAAGTTAGATCAGAAGATAGGGTTTCCCAAggagagaagaagaaactaaGAAGTCATTCAAGTAGGTTTGTATCTTCTTCTAACACTCCTCCTTCATTGTCACCTCACTCCTCAGGTTCAGCAAACAGAAGTTGTAGACAAAAACGTTGTCTTCCTCCATCTTCATCTTTGATACACAAGTCTTCACCTTCAACATTGAAGCTTTAA
- the LOC117912031 gene encoding uncharacterized protein LOC117912031 — protein MSDHHSSPFPSCFRPPSAPAAAAASAVDHLRPTEAPAGSGNPNLATCVYHTDLGIVTLTWSRNFFGRSLHLQLHPSAAANLSPLSLSNPLSLSTPSFHLHIKPFVFWKKYGSKKLNVAGDPGGRDIRVFWDLTRAKFGSGPEPQHGFYVAVVADGEMILLVGDSEKEAYNKTRAKKAERTQVLVLRREHVFGNKVYTTRASFGGKTREISIDCSVGDDPRLSFSVDRKRVLQIKRLKWKFRGNEKIEVDGIPIQVSWDVYNWLFDDVMESHAVFMFKFERLGFEEEDEELQQQHLNEKNGMALCAFGMNGIERKKMKKSLLKTTRSSSSSSLSSASSGCSSSVMEWASTEEMELKSPSGFSLLVYAWKS, from the coding sequence ATGTCTGACCACCATTCCTCTCCGTTCCCTTCATGCTTCAGGCCACCATCCGCCCCTGCAGCCGCCGCCGCCTCCGCCGTTGACCACCTCCGGCCGACGGAGGCGCCTGCCGGCTCCGGGAACCCCAATCTCGCCACCTGCGTCTACCACACGGATCTTGGCATCGTCACTCTCACCTGGTCCCGCAACTTCTTCGGCCGATCCCTCCACCTCCAGCTCCACCCCTCCGCCGCCGCTAACCtctctcctctttctctttccAACCCTCTTTCGCTCTCTACCCCATCTTTTCACCTCCATATCAAGCCTTTTGTCTTCTGGAAGAAGTATGGGTCCAAGAAGCTCAACGTCGCCGGTGATCCCGGAGGTCGGGATATTCGTGTATTTTGGGATCTCACACGAGCTAAATTTGGATCCGGGCCGGAACCCCAGCACGGATTCTACGTCGCTGTGGTCGCCGACGGCGAGATGATCCTTCTGGTGGGGGACTCTGAGAAAGAAGCTTACAACAAAACCAGAGCTAAAAAGGCTGAGAGAACGCAAGTTTTGGTTTTGAGAAGAGAGCATGTGTTTGGAAACAAGGTTTACACAACAAGAGCGAGCTTCGGAGGGAAAACCAGGGAGATTAGCATAGATTGCAGCGTGGGAGACGACCCGAGACTCTCCTTCAGCGTTGATCGGAAAAGGGTCTTGCAGATAAAGCGGCTCAAGTGGAAATTCAGAGGAAACGAGAAGATTGAAGTTGATGGGATCCCAATACAGGTGTCGTGGGACGTGTACAACTGGTTGTTCGACGATGTAATGGAGAGCCATGCAGTGTTCATGTTCAAGTTCGAGAGACTAGGGTTTGAGGAAGAAGACGAAGAGTTGCAGCAGCAGCATTTGAATGAGAAGAACGGGATGGCGCTGTGTGCGTTTGGGATGAACGGAATCgagaggaagaagatgaagaagagcCTGCTGAAAACTACCAGAAGCTCATCATCATCTTCCCTGTCTTCAGCTTCATCTGGGTGCAGTTCTTCTGTGATGGAATGGGCAAGCACGGAGGAGATGGAGTTGAAGAGCCCCTCTGGGTTTTCCCTTCTGGTTTACGCTTGGAAGAGCTGA